From Polaribacter haliotis:
AAACTTTAATAGAATACAAAACTAATGATAGTTATTTTAATTATTAGTTAAATGAAATAATTTCTTACATTTTAAGTTAAAATAGTCTTTATTTAAAAGAGGGCATGATTTTTTCTCATATTTATGAAATAAATAATATATATATTTGATTAATATTAAAATTTGAAATTATGAAAAACGTTAAAATAATTTTTCTACTTTTTGTTGCAACATTCATAACTTCTTGTAGTTCTTCTGATGATGATAATTTAATATCAAACCTAACAGTTTCTGGAACTATAGACACAAACGCATTAATAAGTCTTAATGGAAACGATGCTACAGCATTGGTTTTTTTTAATGGTAAACCTGCTGCAACTTTTGTAACTGAAGCAGGAGTTGGAGATGAAGTTTCTTATAAAATTAATAGTTCTTCCGCCAATGTGGAAATTGTAATTATTGATTTTTTCTATACTTCTGGAAATAGAGAATTTTGGACAAATGGAATAGAAATTTTTGTTGATACAAAATCTACACCAACAGTTGCGGCTTTAAAAGTTAAAAGCGGAGTTGCAGGAGATGAAGTAAAATTTGGTTTTACTTTTGCTCTTAAAACAAACGGAGTATTAGATTTAAATACTACTTATATTGTAGATCCAAAGATTAAAATTAGATCATAAAATAATTATTAGTGAGAAATAAAATTTTTATAAAAAAAATACATCATTTAAAAACCTATTTAATAGTAGGTTTTTTTTGTATGTTTTATGGAACTATTTTTTCTCAAAACCAAAAAATAAGTGACAGTTTAAAAATAGAATTAAAAGAGAACAGTTACACCAAAATAGAAAAACTAAAAATTTTAGAAGACATTGCTTTTGAAGAAACAAATGCCGAAGAAATAATAATTTATAGTAATTTACTCATAAAAAATGCAAAAGAAATAGATTCCATAAGACTGGAATATTCTGGTTATTTTCAATTAGGAAATGCCTATAGATTAAAAAGTGATTTAAAACAAGCCCTAGAAAATTATTTTGTAGCTCTAAAAATTACTGTAGATATGCAAGCTATTCCTAAACAAGCAAAAGTTAAAATAGCGATTGCAGATGCATATTCTATAATGGGAGATAGTAAAAATGCTGTAAGTTATTATAGAAATAGTATCAATTTACTTAAAAATGAGAAAGAAGAATTTAGAATCGATTTAGCTTCTGCTCAATTAAATTTAGGTGACGAATATTTTAATCAGCAAAAATTAGATTCTGCTTTGTTTTATTTTAATGAATCTGGAAAACTTTTTAAAGCTGCAGATTATAAAATTGGCGAAGCTTATAACTTAGGGAATGTTGGTTTGGTTTATGCCGAAAAAGGTCAACATACAAAGGCCGAGAAAAACCTTAATGAAGCTATAAAGGTTTTAACGGAAAATGAAGATTATTATCCAATTTGTGTTTATTTAAATGCAATAGCAGATATTTATTATGATAAAAATGAAGTAAGAAAAGCATTACAATTTGCTAATAGAAGTTTAAAATTAGCAAAAGAATATGGTTTAAAAGAACAGATTAGAGATGGTTATTTAAAACTTTCTACTATTTATGAAAAGATTGGCCAGTATAAAAATTCTTTTAAATTGTATAAAAAACATATTTCCTATAGAGATAGTGTAAATAATATTACTGTTGTCCAGGAAGTTGCGAATGCAAAAACAAAATACGAAATTACTTTAGCGAAAGAAAAAGCAAAGTTTCAATTAGAGAAAAAACAAACGGAGGTAGATTTATTAAATCAAGAAAAGAAAACACAAAATAGTATTGCTACTGCTATTGGTTTGGCGCTTTTACTAATTATATTATTAGCTTTTTCTCTATATAAGAGAAATAAATATGTAGTAAAAACAGGTAAAATTATTCAAGAAGAAAAAAACAGATCGGATATTTTATTGCGCAATATTTTACCTGCAGAAACTGCAAAAGAGTTAAAAGAAAAAGGAAGTGTAAAAGCGAAAAAATTCGACTGTGTTTCTGTAATGTTTACAGATTTTAAAGGATTTACAGAGTTTTCTGAAAGCTTATCTCCAGAAGAATTGGTAAAAAGTATCGATTTCTACTTTTCTAAATTTGATGAAATTATTGAAAAATATGGTTTAGAAAAAATAAAAACTGTTGGAGATGCCTATATGTGTGCAGGAGGATTGCCTTTTCCAAGTGAAATTCATCCATATAAAATTGCATTAGCGGCATTAGAAATTATAGATTTTGTAAAAGAAACCAATAATATAAACGATAAAAAAACAGCTTTAGAAATTCGTGTTGGAATAAATACAGGATCTGTAGTGGCTGGAGTTGTTGGTACTAAAAAGTTTGCTTACGATATTTGGGGAGACACTGTAAATTTGGCAAGTAGAATGGAAAGTTCTGGTGAGGTTGGCCGAATTAATATTAGTGAAAGTACTTATAATATATTGTCGAAATATAAAGAATTAAAATTCGAGTTTAGAGGTAAAATTGAAGTGAAAGGAAAAGGGAAAGTAAAAATGTACTTTGTAGATAAAATTTCTTAAAAACCATTTTTTCTGATGATTTCCAACTCATCAAAAGTAAAAATATTATTGCTATAAAGGGCATGTAATTCGTCTGAAACTGTTGCGTTAAAAAGTATTAAATCGTCTGTATTTACTGTTAATTTTATGCCTTTATCAAATAACTTTCTAATAGGATGATTTTTAATATTAGAGACAGCTCCCAAAGAAATATTACTAGTCGGACAAATATTTAAACGAATATTTCTTTCCAAAATCAAATCCATTGTTTTTTCTGATTGCACAGCATTTATTCCATGTTGTAACTCATCTGGGTTTAATAAATTTATGGTTTCT
This genomic window contains:
- a CDS encoding adenylate/guanylate cyclase domain-containing protein, translating into MRNKIFIKKIHHLKTYLIVGFFCMFYGTIFSQNQKISDSLKIELKENSYTKIEKLKILEDIAFEETNAEEIIIYSNLLIKNAKEIDSIRLEYSGYFQLGNAYRLKSDLKQALENYFVALKITVDMQAIPKQAKVKIAIADAYSIMGDSKNAVSYYRNSINLLKNEKEEFRIDLASAQLNLGDEYFNQQKLDSALFYFNESGKLFKAADYKIGEAYNLGNVGLVYAEKGQHTKAEKNLNEAIKVLTENEDYYPICVYLNAIADIYYDKNEVRKALQFANRSLKLAKEYGLKEQIRDGYLKLSTIYEKIGQYKNSFKLYKKHISYRDSVNNITVVQEVANAKTKYEITLAKEKAKFQLEKKQTEVDLLNQEKKTQNSIATAIGLALLLIILLAFSLYKRNKYVVKTGKIIQEEKNRSDILLRNILPAETAKELKEKGSVKAKKFDCVSVMFTDFKGFTEFSESLSPEELVKSIDFYFSKFDEIIEKYGLEKIKTVGDAYMCAGGLPFPSEIHPYKIALAALEIIDFVKETNNINDKKTALEIRVGINTGSVVAGVVGTKKFAYDIWGDTVNLASRMESSGEVGRINISESTYNILSKYKELKFEFRGKIEVKGKGKVKMYFVDKIS